The DNA segment ATTCAGGGCACGCTAATGGGGACAACCTGTTCCACGCTCAGGCTCACAGTGACATTTTCCAGAGCCTGCGCGCCCGCTGGCAGGTCCAGCTGCACCGGGGCGCTGTAACTGCCGGGGCGGTAGACCACCGTGCCGCTGATCTCGCGCAGGCGGGCCAGCAGATCGGGGGCGGCCACCACCCGCACGCTGCTGGGCTGGACGCTGCGGGCCGTGACCTTCAACCCTGCGGGCGGGGCATTCAGGGTCACGGGCAGGGTCTTGATCGGCAATTCCCCGGTGTCCAGGCGGCGCACTGTCACTGTGGCTGGGTTGGTCTGGAGGCCCTCGACGGGCTGCCCCGCCTCGTCCAGCGCGATCAGCGGCACTTCCCGTTCGGAGGCGGCCCCCAGGCTCTCCGGGCTGGTCACCAGTTTGGAGACCTGCACGATCACCCGTCCGGGACCAGTCACGCGGGCCTCGGACGGGGTGACCACGTAACGCGGCAGGCTGGCTTCCGGCGGCGTGACCACGCTCAGGACGATGGGCAGCGTGCGGGTCAGTTGCGTGTCCACGAAACCCTGCACGGTGTCGGGCGATTTGCGGCTGACCGTGGTGCCGTTCGGCGCGGCCACAGCCACAGGCCGCGTGAAGCTGCCTTCCGGCGCGCCGGTCACGTCCACGATGGCCTCGATGTTCCCGGCGCGCAGTTCACGCAGCCGCTCAGGCCGCCCGGAGAGGGTCACGCGCACCGTGCCCGGATTCAGGTCGCTGGTGGCGCGGGTGCCCTCGCCGCGTCCCCCGGTGGTGTCGCGCACGGTCACCGGCACGTCGTAGCCCTGCTCCACGTTGGCCCGGCGATCTGCCGTCGCCACGAACCACAGCGTCACCGCCACCGCCACTGCCAGCAGCTTTGGCCCCAGATTGTGGATGCTGCGCCCCCAGGCGTAACGCGGCTCCAGCCAGCGCCTCCACGCGGGCGGCTCCTGCAAGGGTGAGCTGGAATCGCCGCCGCTCACGTCCCTTCCTTGTGAATTTCTGGGCGGACTTCAGGACGGGACCTGCCTTCCGGCCTGACCTCCTCCTCTTCCGGCTCCTGCGCTGCTTCCGGTGAGACGGCCTTGCCCGGCGCAGTGGGACGGCCCGCCGGGTAGTCGTAGACCAGTTCGCGCAGTTGCTCGCGCAGTTCGGTGCCGTTCAGGTCCGGTCCCAGGCGTCCGGCCAGCGCGATCCGCATGCTGCCGCGTTCCTCGCTGACCACCAGCACCACCGCGTCGGTCAGTTCCGACAGACCAATTGCCGCGCGGTGGCGGGTGCCGTAACGGCGGTAGGTGCCGTCAGCGGGTTGTAGCGGAAACAGGCAGCCCGCCGCCACCACGCGCGCCCCTTGCAAGATGATGCCGCCGTCGTGCAGCGGGGCGTTGCGGGCGAACAGCGCCTCCAGAAACGGCACGCTGACCAGTGCGTCGATGTTCACCCCCGTCTCGGCGTACTCGCCCAGCGGCGTGCGGCGCTCAATGGCGATCAGCGCGCCGGTCTTGCGCTCGGCCAGCCGTTCCATCGCGCGGGCCAGATCCTGCAGGGCGGCCCCGCTGGCGCTGGCGTCACGCCCACGCGGGCGGCCCACCCGTTCCAGCGCGGCGCGCAACTCTGGCTGAAACAGGACCAGCAGAGCAAAGATGCCCACCGTCCCGGCCCGGCCCAGCAGAAAGCTGAGGGTGGTCAGCCCCAGCAGTTGCGCCGCCACCCACACGCCCGCGAAGACCAGAATCCCGCGCACCACGTTCACCGCCCGCGTTCCAGCTACCAGCAGATAGGCCTGATAGATCAGAAACGCCACCACGACAATGTCCAGCACATCCTGGGCACCAATCTGGCCGAACGGGGTAGTCATAAGAGGAACGGCGGACTCCTTAAGAAAAAATTGCGGGCGGGAAGACGGAACAGGCGGGTTGCACGCCTACTATACGGTCTGCCCGCATTTCACTTTTCTGAAGATCTTTCTGGAGGACCACCCATGAACATCCGTTTTCTCGGCCACAGCACCTTTTTGCTCCAGAGCGGCGATCACCGCCTGCTGATCGATCCATTTATTACCGGCAACCCCAAATCCCCGGTCACGCTGGAAGAGGCCCTCACCTGGAAACTGAGCGCCGTGCTGATCAGCCACGCGCACGGCGATCACTGGGGCGACGCGCTGGCCTTTGGCAAGGCGGGGACGCCGATCATCGCCACTGCCGAGATCGGGGGCTACGCGCAGAAACACGGCGCGGTGAATGCGGTCGGGATGAATATCGGCGGCACCTATGCGCCGGACTGGGGCAAGCTGACCCTGACCCCCGCGTGGCACAGCAGCTCCTTTCCCGACGGCACTTACGGCGGGATGCCCACAGGACTGGTCATCGAGATGGGCGGTAAGCGGGTCTACTTTGCCGGGGACACCTGCCTGTTTTCCGATATGCGCCTGATCGGGGATCGGGGCCTGGACGCCGCGATCCTGCCCGTGGGCGACCACTACACGATGGGGCCGGAGGAAGCCGCCCGCGCGCTGGAGCTGCTGCGCCCGAAAGTCGCCATTCCCATGCACTTCGGCACCATGCCGACCCTGACTGGCGATCCCCACATCTTCAAGCGGGGCGGTGAGGCGCAGGGCGTGGACGTGCGGATTCTGGAGCCGGGGGAAACGACCGAAATCTGAAAAGGGGAAGCCTCAGCCCTCCACCAGATGCGACTGCACCGCGATATCCCCATAAACCTCGGTCTGTTTTACGCTGAATTCGCCCTCCTTGACACCTTCGAGGAGGGCGGCGAAGTAGGTCGCCTGCTCGTTCCAGTTCTGCGCGGGCAGGCCCCAGAAGGTGAAGTGGCGCAGGCGGGTTCCGAAGGCGCGCAGGGCGTGCAGGGCGTCGGCCAGGGTCAGGCGGTCCCGCGAGAGGAGCGGCGTATTTACCTGCCGCACGGCATTCTGCGCGGCCCGGACCAGCTTGGCCAGACTGCCCGCCGGGTTGCGCGGGCGTTCGCGGCGCGGCAGGTCCAGCGTAACGGGCCGGGCCGGAATCAGCCCCTCGCGTTCGCGTCGGCGGGCCATCAGAAAGCCCACCAGTTCGTCTAGTTCGGCCAGCGCCTCGACGCCTTCCAACAATTCTTCGAGCAGTTCGTCGGGGGCGTCCTCGTGCCACGCTTCAGGCTCCGGCTGGGGCAGCAGCAGGCGGGCCTTCAGGGCGATCACAGTGGCCAGGGTGGGCAGCAGGTCCGGGTGTGCCTCGGCAAAGCTGCCGCCTGTCAAGCGCTGGACCCAGGCCAGCACGCCACGCGTCAGCGTCAGCAGGCCCACTTCCTGCGGCAGCACGCGCCCGCCCCGCAACGCAGAGGCGAGTTCAGCCAGCGTGCCAGTAAAGGCGGGCAACTCCACTATGAAGCCGCTGGAGAGCGAGAGGGTCAAGACGCCGCCCTCACAACTTCAGCCCTCACAGCTTCAGAAAGCCCACCTTCTCGCGCACTTCTGCCATCACGGGCGCGGCGATGGCGCGGGCCTCTTTCGCGCCCTGCGCCAGTGCGTCGCGGATGTCGTCCGGGTGCTGGGCCAGTTCCGCCGCCCGCTCCTGAATGGGGGAGAGGGCCGCCGTTACGCCTTCCATCAGCTTCTTCTTGCAGTCCACGCAACCGATTCCGGCGCGGC comes from the Deinococcus sp. AJ005 genome and includes:
- the cdaA gene encoding diadenylate cyclase CdaA, with amino-acid sequence MTTPFGQIGAQDVLDIVVVAFLIYQAYLLVAGTRAVNVVRGILVFAGVWVAAQLLGLTTLSFLLGRAGTVGIFALLVLFQPELRAALERVGRPRGRDASASGAALQDLARAMERLAERKTGALIAIERRTPLGEYAETGVNIDALVSVPFLEALFARNAPLHDGGIILQGARVVAAGCLFPLQPADGTYRRYGTRHRAAIGLSELTDAVVLVVSEERGSMRIALAGRLGPDLNGTELREQLRELVYDYPAGRPTAPGKAVSPEAAQEPEEEEVRPEGRSRPEVRPEIHKEGT
- a CDS encoding metal-dependent hydrolase, which produces MNIRFLGHSTFLLQSGDHRLLIDPFITGNPKSPVTLEEALTWKLSAVLISHAHGDHWGDALAFGKAGTPIIATAEIGGYAQKHGAVNAVGMNIGGTYAPDWGKLTLTPAWHSSSFPDGTYGGMPTGLVIEMGGKRVYFAGDTCLFSDMRLIGDRGLDAAILPVGDHYTMGPEEAARALELLRPKVAIPMHFGTMPTLTGDPHIFKRGGEAQGVDVRILEPGETTEI
- a CDS encoding ScpA family protein, translating into MTLSLSSGFIVELPAFTGTLAELASALRGGRVLPQEVGLLTLTRGVLAWVQRLTGGSFAEAHPDLLPTLATVIALKARLLLPQPEPEAWHEDAPDELLEELLEGVEALAELDELVGFLMARRREREGLIPARPVTLDLPRRERPRNPAGSLAKLVRAAQNAVRQVNTPLLSRDRLTLADALHALRAFGTRLRHFTFWGLPAQNWNEQATYFAALLEGVKEGEFSVKQTEVYGDIAVQSHLVEG
- a CDS encoding YbbR-like domain-containing protein; this encodes MSGGDSSSPLQEPPAWRRWLEPRYAWGRSIHNLGPKLLAVAVAVTLWFVATADRRANVEQGYDVPVTVRDTTGGRGEGTRATSDLNPGTVRVTLSGRPERLRELRAGNIEAIVDVTGAPEGSFTRPVAVAAPNGTTVSRKSPDTVQGFVDTQLTRTLPIVLSVVTPPEASLPRYVVTPSEARVTGPGRVIVQVSKLVTSPESLGAASEREVPLIALDEAGQPVEGLQTNPATVTVRRLDTGELPIKTLPVTLNAPPAGLKVTARSVQPSSVRVVAAPDLLARLREISGTVVYRPGSYSAPVQLDLPAGAQALENVTVSLSVEQVVPISVP